One stretch of Gadus macrocephalus chromosome 12, ASM3116895v1 DNA includes these proteins:
- the rex1bd gene encoding required for excision 1-B domain-containing protein — MVPTDFKAVIRRFYALQTERIEAYRLFEEGHEAYLRTGPQYDFDHYRQLVHEITQAFLGISSEVLRIKEQLQGELRRPDLAEHIDALQHKEKQKLDLVRAALLTLS, encoded by the exons ATG gtaCCTACAGACTTTAAAGCCGTGATCAGGCGATTCTACGCCCTCCAAACAGAGCGAATAGAGGCGTACAGGCTCTTTGAGGA gggccATGAGGCGTACTTGCGGACCGGGCCCCAGTACGACTTTGACCACTACAGGCAGCTGGTCCACGAGATCACGCAGGCCTTCCTGGGCATCTCCTCGGAGGTGCTGCGCATCAAGGAGCAGCTCCAGGGAGAGCTGCGGCGGCCGGACCTCGCGGAGCACATCGACGCGCTGCAGCACAAGGAGAAGCAGAAGCTGGACCTGGTGAGAGCAGCTCTACTCACCCTGTCATAG
- the fam78bb gene encoding LOW QUALITY PROTEIN: protein FAM78B (The sequence of the model RefSeq protein was modified relative to this genomic sequence to represent the inferred CDS: deleted 2 bases in 2 codons) — protein MGCIQSIACKSRIKRENIIVYDLSATIDHCPTIIEENSPIVLRYKTPYFKASARIVMPPIPRNETWVVGWIQACTQMEFYNTYGDVGMSSWELPELREGRVRAISDSDGVSYPWYGNTTETVTLVGPTSKPSRFVVSMNDNFYPSVTWAVPVSESNTPLLTGITRDQSFTTWLVALNTTSREKILLRTVKWRMRVDVLVDPALPLGCRARLAGRPHQDQPRLLTRMEPVPPNAMGRPNANDAQVLMWRPRRGPPLVVIPPK, from the exons ATGGGTTGCATCCAGAGCATAGCCTGTAAGTCACGAATCAAACGGGAGAACATCATCGTGTACGACCTGTCCGCGACCATCGACCACTGTCCGACCATCATCGAGGAGAACTCGCCGATAGTGCTTCGATACAAGACGCCTTACTTCAAAGCCTCCGCGCGGATCGTCATGCCTCCCATTCCCCGCAACGAGACTTGGGTGGTGGGCTGGATACAGGCATGCACCCAGATGGAATTCTACAATACCTATGGAGACGTTGGCAT GTCGAGCTGGGAGCTGCCGGAGCTGCGGGAGGGCCGTGTGCGGGCCATCAGCGACTCGGACGGCGTGAGCTACCCCTGGTACGGCAACACCACGGAGACGGTGACGCTGGTGGGCCCCACCTCCAAGCCCTCCCGCTTCGTGGTCAGCATGAACGACAACTTCTACCCCAGCGTGACCTGGGCGGTGCCGGTCAGCGAGTCCAACACGCCGCTGCTCACGGGCATCACGCGCGACCAGAGCTTCACCACCTGGCTGGTGGCGCTC AACACCACGTCCCGCGAGAAGATCCTGCTGCGCACCGTCAAGTGGCGCATGCGCGTGGACGTGCTGGTGGACCCCGCCCTGCCGCTGGGCTGCCGGGCGCGGCTGGCGGGCCGGCCGCACCAGGACCAGCCCCGCCTGCTCACCCGCATGGAGCCCGTCCCCCCCAACGCCATGGGCCGGCCCAACGCCAACGACGCCCAGGTGCTGATGTGGCGGCCTCGCCGG GGCCCCCCCCTCGTGGTCATCCCTCCCAAGTAg